GATTATGAGGAGCCTTAAACTCTCCAGCtgtatactgtgatgttttactaaaatgtgaaaataaagcaACTTGAACAACTACACTAGGTCATCCACCAGGTCGTCTAAGGAGGGGTGCACCGGCCCAGGTCGGAAACGGAGCAGGTCAAAGCCCCCGTGCCGCTCAGTAGTGGGATCGCGCCCGTTAATAGACGCTGTAGTGCAGCCTGAGTAATACAGCGGGACCCAGTCTTTTTACACTCAtccatacaacacacacactcacacagcataTCTTTACACTGCACAGCAGCTTTGTTGCTGCTTCTTCTTATTCACATCAAAACCTGCACaaacctgctgctctgcttctccTACACCGCCTCCACCTGGAGGACAGCAGCTACTGCACCAACCACACTGCAGCACTTATGTCCCGCAAGTGGAGGCAAAATAAAACTACACACCTTtatcagtttgttgttgttgtttttgtgataGTTTCATTCTAGTGAAATGTAAAAGTTAGAAAACGTCTAGGATTCACGTCTACTGTTTGAACACACAAATAATTTATATAAACTATCGGATACAGTCAGATTGTAACTGTGCCCAAACTCCACAGGCTGACTGTCGCTTCTTCCCACAGTGAAAATACCTGGACTGGTTGATTTTTTGGAGTAAAGGCGCATTTTCattgtaaataaacaaaccacATAGTGTGAGCCCAACATTCAATTACCATGTCAAAGCCATTAAAGAGTATTTGCGCAAAAGTTTCATTTCCACTGTAAAGACTTAGACTGGTACTGAGaggcaataaaacacaaacagtaaaatcCTCCTGATAGAAAGCATTTATTGACTTTTGCTTTCTTCTGACAGAACTTCAGAGAGCAAGCCACATACTGTTCCAGTACATAATGTCCTGAGACAGTGGGGCAAcggtggcaaggaaaaactccctctGAGAGGAAGAAACCTTGGGAGGAACCAGGCTCTCTGGTGGGGCGGTGGCCCATCCTCCTGTGGGCCATAGGAAGTGCTGCTGGTGGATCTTCTGTTAGTCTTCTGGGTCACTCGTCGTCAGCATCCTCCTGATCTACatctgagaaaacagagaaaagatttactgtaaatacGCTGTTAGTGTGTTTAAAACTTCTCCCGGACTTCAGAAACAGTTGTGTATTGTCTGCGTGTTGTCTTCTTACATGTCTCTTGTAGAACAGGATGTAGGCTGACTCCTGGCGCTGGCTGCACACAGACGCTCCAGTTGTTTCACTGACCACTGAATCATTGATCGTGAGCCAGCGGTCAGTCGGCTCGTCTGGACAGTCGTCAGGGTGGATGCCGTCGTAGATGTAGTGTCCTAACAGGAGACAGATTTTGTTAACACTACAGAGCTTATATAGGTCAACTAACATCAGCAGATACAAGATAGTGATTTAGTTGACATCATAATCatgaaagcttttatttttgtgtcccCCTTGTGTGCCTGACTGTCTTACCTGCTTCTGTGGTGCCAAAATGGTTAATGGTGCCAACCAAGCTGTAGCAAGCACCATCCTGAGAAGGAAGACAGTAGATAAGAGTTAGTTAGTTAGATTTTACTTGTTTACAGATaagtttagtttttctttaccTGTGCAGAGGACACCACCAGGTCCCTGAACAACACCACAGGGTCTTGCACCTTCTCTAGTTCATAGGAATGTGTGAAACGGAAACGCTTTAGGTGCAAGACAAGCATTCTGCAAAAgataaagaaggaaagaagcagGAGATGATGATTGCTCTGTTTTACATCtgatttttgtgtttaacaTTTTGTTAGATTGATATGAATTTCGAGGATTCCTCTGGGATAGTGGAGCTCACCTTGGCAGGGTCGCGAAGGCTGACTTGTAACTTGATGTTTTCCCTCCGCAAGTGCAGGTGTATTCTAACTCTGTCTCCTGCAGGACAGTGCAGAGACAAAAGGCTTTGTGTTATAAACTgagtaacaaaacacaaaacacatccacacacacacacacacactaacagaaccggagtgtgtgtgttcagttggTGATGATGTGACTGAACAAGGACAGGTGGGTCTTACTCTCTGGTATTCCTGCAGCATTTCCTCCACAGAGCCTCTAGGAACCAGGTCCAGGGACAAGTTGGTGAACTCTTCTTCATGCTTGGACTGGGCCCCGCAGCTGCACAATAAAGCAGAGGGAGGCAGCAGAGGTCACAGGAGAGTTTTTAACCAGCTCCCATTTTACTGTATAAAGacgtgtgtgtgatgttttctgtgtaGTTCTACCTCTTGCAAGTCCTGGTGTTTTCCATCTTGAAGAGTAGATGGTCCTCAACAGGGCAGGTGTATCTCAGGCCCTTGTTGGAGGCAGCAGCGCTCAGCAGAGGGGACAGACCCCTTAACTGGCCCAGGACCGAGATCAGGAACTCGTGAGCATCctgtacacacagaaacacaaagagatgtTTATACACAGAGGAGTAACTACCAGGAGGATGTGAAATAATACAGCATGACACCTGAAGACTCACTTTTTGGCAGTGGTCACCAAACTCAGGTGCCTGGACTGAAACCACCTTCTTGAATGAGTGCAGAAGGTAGCTTTTCGTCCAGGAGTCTGGAGAAGAGTGGGCATCTCTGATGGCTATGAAACATCTGCGGAGGGTGATAGAAAAGACATTCATACaagacaagagtgtgtgtgtgcatgcatgtgtgttgtggCTGCTGTACCTCAAAAGTCGGGCTTGTGGGACTGAACTCCAGATTGGCTCCTGGCAGCTGATGTTCCTCACTAAGTCTTCCAAGCTCAGGAGACCCTGCAGACTGGAGTTCATGTAACAGCTCTGCCCGATGTTTGGAAatctgacacagacacaacaagtcaacacacacatcaacagcatCAATTCTTCATCGAGCGATCATAAACTGAAGCTCACTCACACTGATGGATTCATGTCTTGTTACAGCTTCTGTTCTTGTACTCACCCTAAGGTGCTGATGGTGCAGTCATCACTGGAACCAGTGTTAGTCAATGTGGTGCAGACAGGATCACTAAACATCACAAAAGgatgtcagagctcagagttgtttgttttggattttttgttGAGACTGTCATGAGTTGAACTCATGCttctaaaatgttatttaatacACAGATCAAAATATTCACAGCAACTCAGCCTGAGTTTATGTTTTCAGATGCTCATCAAATTTGTTCACATCAGATacataatgaaaacacaccTATACTTTCAATTATGTTCAGCagtaaatcagaaaaaaatacagaataaactTTTAATgcttaaattaaataataataataattattgaaataataataattattgaaATCGATTATTTTCTTTGCCTTGTTGGaggattttcctcattttccttttcctcatgGTTGTCAGCAGCTGGATAAACCTGATATCTTCTCTGTTTCAGGAAAAGCAAACAATGATGCAAAGACAGACTAATGAACTACCTCAGTTTTGTAGTGTACTCTTATTTAGTCTGGACAGGTAAGTCTCTGGTTAATGCTGAGCTCTGGCTCTTTCTGTGGAACATACTTTGTAGCAGCAACACAATCGATGCCAAAAACGAGTCTTCTTGGTGGTTTGGCTTGGCTCGGTAGTTTCGTCCTTCACGGTGGTGTCAGTAGTCCTGAAGAGAAACATGATTGGCTATTTTTCTGAAAACTTATTGTTCATGCACTAATATCAGGAAAAACATATGATTTTATATTCTGGAAACCAGTGCTACGTCTGAGTATAATAATTCACTAAACTAAATAAGTCAGGAAAAACATGACTGTAAATACTAGAAAATGTACTCAGGATAAAGTTTCataccttttctttcttccaagATCTTTCTCCTTATTAGTTTCCTTCTTCTATAAGGAAAAACAATGAGTTAACTACcttaaacatattttttggGCTTTCTCACAATTAAAAAgcctaaataaaaatgtaaaagcccACTGAAATGAGGGCGACATGAAGCTCTGACACTGCCTGTCATACCGTGGGGTAACCGAAGAGGCGGTTCCTCCATCGCGTCTTTTTAGGTTTTCCAGTCCCAGGTGACTCTGTTGGGACTGGATCGCTGGTGGCAGCAACACTATTGGTAAAGATAAACACAGTTGTTTTATCTATTGTGGAATTTTATTTATTCGGGTAATAATTAATCATATCCAAGAATTTCATCAGGTGAAGGTTAATCACtcacaacaaataaaattaatccacaaaaacaaaataaagtagCTAATGAAACTTACTGTAGAAATTCAAAAGTAGTTTGGACAGTTATAAAATAACAGTTATAAATTTCTTTACCTTTTGTGAGAGCTGAGGTGCTGTTTGCTCTCATCTGCCACAACATCTTTTGTAGCTTCTTGTTTCTTCTGTTCAGGATAAAGAAAAATGAGTAgaataatgacagaaaaacaatgtgTCTTTATAGCCGATAAAAATCAAGTTCACAAAAAGTATCTAGGAGACATTTAAGCTGATGAAAGTTTGAGCATGCCAACTTTTCCAGTTCACAAAGTCACATGAATAGTACAGAATGTACACAAAAACATGTAGCTCCTCTGTGAAACACACCTTTCgttgaaaaaaacacaatccagGCATGTTTGTCGCAGTTTTGATCGCTTTCAGTTGAAGTTAATCTCTACGCTCCTGTACGGTTCAGATGTTAGACTGAATCTGATCTCTCAGTAAAGTTCTGTCTTTATTAGAAAACTCTTCTAGAATGTGAATCACTGTGGCATCAAAATTCCATTCTATCCTGATTTGCATATGGAATTATCctgtatactgtactgtacttaccccactagctagctagctagctagctagctagtgGGGTTTAGATTAACTAAAATGATCAATACCACAAACTACACTCCATTTAAACCTCACTCAAACGTCTTCTGACATTTGGAAAAAGTTCTCATTTGCCATCTTACCCAGATtcagatgagaagatgaaaTCAGTGTCATCTCTGCAGGTCCAACACAGGAtgtgtttagcctagcttagctaGTATTAGCCGATAGCACTTGAAAACAGCGATTTAGCTGTCACAGGTTCAtataaaggaaatgaaacacagaaacatagaGAATCTCCACAAGTtacaataaatgttttttcacagTTCATTGATCCACTGAGTATATGCAGGCTTGTGATGCCATTGTACCAGAGTTAAACATTTCTTGACCGTATAATTATGGTGTGAAAAGAGTTTATCAGTTCTAAACAATATTCCAACAATATTTAagcttcaaaaacacattttagaaaatacttcagtgttttctttcctaTACTTTTTTGGGATGTctcttaaaaacacacagcagtcacGATTAGCCCTTTACACGGGCTATTTTCTGaacttttttggtttgttttcaacGGTTTTTGTTAAACACTTTAAAGCCCCTGTTTGGACTCTTGTTCAGTTTCTTAAGCTCTGTTATTagttcctgttgtgtgtgttcagtcaagTTAtgcttgttttggtctcttgagttttgAGTTTTGAGTTTTGCTTGTGTAcgactgttttattttgaagccctgtcctttgtgtatctggtcttagTCTACTTCCAGTCTATGTCTTATTTCCtgcctttgtgattgtttgtCCCGCCCTAACTAGATTCACCTGTTGCCTATTAcccctgtgtatttaagtctagTTGCTCCCCCTGTTCCTTtgccagtttgtctgtgtccctACTTGTGTTTGCAACTGCTGTTCATGCCATGGAATTTCTGTCTTGCTTGTTTCCCTGCTTGTGTTTCCTCCCGGATTTGTCTTCAGTTTTCTTTTGGAttacctgtgtgtctttgttcatCTACAAGTAAGGACTTTAAGTTCGGACTGAGCTCCTTTTCCTGAAGTTTTCTCCGTTGTGGATTATTTTTAGTTACTTgagttgttttaattttgtttcctGGCCATGGACTCTTGCCAGTGATTTTGTTAATAATAAAAGACATTATCAGTATCCGTCTGTCTTgggtgtctgcatttgggtcctctcacCTCGTGTTCTCGGCCACAGTCTGACCGTACGAACTAACCTACGTGGACCCAGCAGACCGGAACATCAGGTCTTTAAATGTGGAGATGTCTGCGCTCACACACCGTCTTGCTGGGCTCAATACCTTCCTACAGCAGACCTCAAGCTCAAGGGAGAATGAAGTAGTTCTGGTTTTGCTCCGGAATCTGGCTTTGGCAAAGCCCTGGATGTTGGAGTGGAGACCTGAACTGGCTGCTATTCTTGGTTTGTCCGCATCAGACCCTGCTTTGGCTGCGTCTGTGTCCTCAGCTCCCAGTTCACACAAGTTCTCACTTCCTCAGACGGCTAGCCTTCGGCCTGCTAGCCTCCAGCCCAAGAAAACTAAAACTAACGAAAACTAACGAAAATGAAAACTAGACGTGgaaagaaacatttttgttaactgaaattaaaatgattttttctgGAGCTGAAATATGTGGAATATTTCTCAAGGGGAAAAATCCCATAAATCGAAGAGACAACCTCCCGATAACTGCTGGTTAGTAAATACACAGGAACACCACAAGCAGGAGGAAGCTTTAGTGAACGTTTATTGAAACTGAGATGACTACACAACACACATTGCCTTTAAAAAGTTCTGCACTTTATTTCGACACTTGAAACACCTGGAGCTGCAAGAGTTAATAGCCTTATAATGGCGCTAAGATGGATACGGCAAAGCAGAAATTGAAAGAGATCATAAGGAAAACATGAAAGCTGATCCTATGGGTAGATGGTTGAAGCAAGAgaggataataataataataataataatgcattttatttataggTGCATTTCTTGACACTCAAGGTCAtcttacattataaaaacacacacaataaaacaataaaacaaaaacagacaatacaGTTTAAGATAGACAATAGACAATGCAGTTGGGGTCAGAGGGAGTAAGCTAATCTGAACAGATGAgttttgagtttagatttgaaACGTGGGAGTGAGTGTCAGTGTTACGGAGATCAGGTGGGAGAGAGTTCCAGAGCTGTGGGGCAGAGCGACCGAATGCTCTGCTCTCCATGGTAACAAGGCGGGCAGTGGAGCCCAGTGAAATGGATAGAGGAAGAGGATCTGAGGGTGCGGACAGGTGTGACAGCATCGAGGAGGTCGGAGAGATATGGAGGGGTGAGGTTGTTGCGGTATGTGATGGGAAGCCAGTGGAGTTGTTGTAAAATGGGTGTAATGTGTTGGATGGAGGGGGTGCGTGTGATGATACGGGCAGCAGAGTTTTGAACCATATTTACGGAAGATGTGACCAAGAGGGAGAAGGTAGATGATGAACAGCAAGGGCCCCAGGACAGAGCCCTGGGGCACGCCTGTAGTGACTGGGACTGAGTGAGAGGTGAATGATTTAGCTGAATGAACTGAGCGTGGCCTGAGAGGTATGAGTGGATTAACAGCATCTTTCATGGGTGTGTCAGCTTGCTTTTACCATCCGCCTGGAGGCCAGATTCACTATTCTCTGTTTAACCTGCACTGTATGGAGCACCTACACACCGGGGAATCCATTGCCCGCTGCATTGACCAGGCACGAGATGCATGGGGTATAGGAGCAGACATGGTGCTGCTGGTTGTGACAAATATGTGGGCTGTGGGAAATGCTGCTGCTCCTGGCCACTGGGAGGTCTTTGCTGTCCACCTTCTGTTGGTCATTGGGGTCACTCATCGTCAGCATCCTCCttaatgtcagtaaaaaaatCCTAACCATGGTATACAGGTCACTCATAGAATCCATTCTCACCTTTAACATCACATCCTGGTACAACCTCCTCACtagcaaacagaagacaaaactgTCACGGATCACAAATCAAGCCAGCAAAATAATTGGATCACCACAAACTCCACTGTCCCACCTGTACAAACGCTCTGTGATCAGGAAAGCCACCCTGATCACAGAGGAACCCTCTCACCCCCTCCACCACTCCTTCAGTCTTCTTCCATCTGGCAGGAGATACAAAGTCCCACTAGCCAGAAAAACAGTCCACAAAAAATCATTCATCCCAACAGCAGTCAATGCCCTGAACAGCAAAGGTGCAATAACCTGATCACGTTGTATTATCAGCGggattttagttattttttacatttatgtggtcttagtatgtctgtatgtgagtTTTTTACTATGTGTTTTTACTATCTGTAAATGTGCTACTGAGCCCTGTCAAAGGCAAATTTCTGTTACACTTGTATCAGACaataaaattctattctattctattctattctattctgatCTACatctgagaaaacagagaaaagatttactgtaaatacGCTGTTAGTGTGTTTAAAACTTCTCCTGGACATCAGTAACAGTTGtgtattgtctgtgtgttgtcttCTTACATGTCTCTTGTAGAACAGGATGTAGGCTGACTCCTGGCGCTGGCTGCACACAGACGCTCCAGTTGTTTCGCTGACCACTGTTAGATTAATATGAATTTCGAGGATTCCTCGGGGATAGTGGAGCCCACCTTGGCAGGGTCGCGAAGGCTGACTTGTAACTTGATGTTTTCCCTCTGCAAGTGCAGGTATATTCTAACTCTGTCTCCTGCAGGACAGTGCAGAGACAAAAGGCTTTGTGTTCTAAACTGagtaacaaaaaacaaaacacgtccacacacacacacacactaacataaccggagtgtgtgtgttcagttggTGATGATGTGACTGAACAAGGACAGGTGGGTCTTACTCTCAGGTATTCCTACAGCATTTCCTCCACAGAGCCTCTAGGAACCAGGTCCAGGGACAAGTTGGTGAACTCTTCTTGATGCTTGGACTGGGCCCCACAGCTGCACAATAAAGGAACAatatacagaaaaatacagtaacAGAGTCAGGACTAGGCCTCCTGGGGCATAGCatcacacttgtgttaaatttGTGCTCATTTGTTTCTGCTGAAACTGCAGCAGAGGTCACTTAGGAGAGTTTTTAACCAGCTCCCATTTTACTGTATAAAGATGTATGTGATGTTTTATACCTCTTGCAAGTCCTGGTGTTTTCCATCTTGAAGAGCAGATGACATTATCAGCATCCGTATGTCTTgggtgtctgcatttgggtcctctcacCTCATGTTCCCGGCCACAGTCTGACATGGTGCTGCTGGATGTGACAGATATGTGGGCTGTTGGAAATGTTGCTGCTCCTGGCCACTGGGAGGTCTATGCTGTCCACCTTCTGTTGGTCACTCATCGTCAGCATCCTCCTGACCTACatctgagaaaacagagaaaagatttactgtaaatacGCTGTTAGTGTGTTTAAAACTTCTCCTGGACTTCAGCAACAGTTGTGTATTGCCTGTGTGTTGTCTTCTTACATGTCTCTTGTAGAACAGGATGTAGGCTGACTCCTGGCGCTGGCTGCACACAGGCGCTCCAGTTGTTTCGCTGACCACTGTTAGATTAATATGAATTTCGAGGATCCCTCGGGGATAGTGGAGCCCACCTTGGCAGGGTCGCGAAGGCTGACTTGTAGCTTGATGTTTTCCCTCTGCAAGTGCAGGTATATTCTAACTTTGTCTCCTGCAGGACAGTGCAGAGACAAAAGGCTCTGGAGCGCTGTCTTTTCCCGAGCAGCGCAGCTGGCAAACCACACTGGGATGCAGTACGTCAGTACACTTTCAATGGAGCAGCTCCTTGTCTAGGGCATTGTTTTTCAGGACCCTCAGGAAGAGTCACTGCTGTGCCTTCTTGATCAGCATAATGGTGTTGGTTGTCCAGGTTAGGTTATCATCCAGGTACAGGCCCAGAAATTTGAAGTCAGAGACCCTATCCACACAGTCCCCGTTGATGTATATGGGCTGAGGGTCAGATCTGTTTCTCCTGAAATCCGCTATTGTTTCCTTGGAATACCACAATTGTGTTGTTTGCAAACTTTCACAAAGTGTACAGGGACAGGTTGGTGAATTCATCTTGTTGTTTGGACTGGGCCCCAAAACTGCACATTGaaggaaccatgaggaaccatcaAGACCAGGCCTCCTGGGGCACAACATCACATTGTGGGGGCCCTGGTGGAAGCAAAGGAGCTTGTGTTAAATTTATGCTCATTCATCGAGTTATACTGATAATACAACAGGCAACCTTGATTCAAGATAGTAATGACTTTAAACAATCTGCACAGTTAAAATTGTTACAAAAAAACCACaccattttatataaataatatacaaaattTAATATAAGTGTCTTTTTGAATGAACAAGGTTCAAGAAAgttcaaaagcagaaaaagaacattGTAAAGTTTGCTTTCTGACTTTACGAATCGAATTGTCAACATGTGTTTCACTTGATATTGTTGTAAATTATAACTATTATTGAAAATTAACTATTATTATAAGATTGAAACTGCAGCAGAGGTCACTTATGAGAGTTTTTGACCAGCTCTCACTTTACAGTATAaagatgtgtgtgatgttttctgtgtaGTTCTACTAGAAGAGGGGACAGACTCCTTGACTGACCCAGGACCGAGAAACTTGAGGATGATatgagtatgtgtatgtgtatgtgtgtgtgtgtgtgtgtgtgtgtgtgtgtgtctgtgtgtgtgtgtgtgttttggctgctGTACCTCAAAAGTCGGGCTTGTGGGACTGAACTCCAGATTGGCTCCTGGCAGCTGATGTTCCTCACAAAGTCTTCCAAGCTCAGGAGACCCTGCAGACTGGAGTTCATGTAACAGCTCTGCCCGATGTTTAGAAATCTGACACAGACAAAACgagtcaacacacacatcaacataaTAAATTCTTCATTGACCAGTCTTTTCATCAAGGCGAAATATTTCTCACTGTGGTTTTTATGAGGTTAATTGTTTTGGCACCGTGGTTCTGACTCTTCATCATAGTTTCATAAGACATAAGACTGATCCCCAGAGGGAAATTtagttgttacagcagcataaacataaataacacaacatttcacaagaaacaagaaaaatataaagtaagtaACAAATTAGcttagaaaattaaatatagaatatacagaataaccatgaaatgaaatgaaatgaaatgcacagcGGCGTAATTATGTCCTACATCATGAATatcatgaaaaggaaaaactaacAACTCCAATAGGAGTATTACACTGTTTCTATTACTattgcacaagaaaaaaactgtactgttaagaatactgttgttattattgcatCAAAATACTGTTGATATTTATTGCACACGAGAAAACTGTTACTATTGCACAAGAGAATCTGTACTGTTCAATGCAAGTGGTCGTAAGGGagcatggggaaaaaaagcagcagtgagcaGTCCTATGTGACGTTATACAGTCTGACTACTGTCGGGACAAAAGACTTCCGGTAGCGTTATTCATCACTGTGTGATCAGGACAAACTAAATAAATCTGCATATTTATGACCAGATAACAGTGAATGTCGCTTTACTGAGCAGCCTTCCTCGCtgtagctgctgttttttttcccgcCACCAGACGCCACTGCAGTTTGCTGCGTGATTACGTCACGTTAGTCAGACTCAAAAGGCCTGTGAGAGTCTCTGTCTCTCGCCGGGCGCGGTGGCGTGCGCCTGTAATCCAAGCTACCGGGAGGCTGAGGCTGGCGGATCGTTTGAGCTCAGGAGCTCTGAGCTGCAGCGGACTATGCCGATCGGGTGTCCGCACTAAGCTCGGTATCGATATGGTGCTCCTGGGGGAGCCCGGGACCACCAGGTCGTCTAAGGAGGGGTGCACCGGCCCAGGTCGGAAACGGAGCAGGTCAAAGCCCCCGTGCCGCTCAGTAGTGGGATCGCGCCCGTGAATAGACGCTGTAGTGCAGCCTGAGTAATACAGCGGGACCCAGTCTTTTTACACTCAtccatacaacacacacactcacacagcataTCTTTacatcgcacacacacattcatcgcTGCTTCTTTATCTTCTTGTTCACATCAAAACCTGCACaaacctgctgctctgcttctccTACACCGCCTCCACCTGGAGGACAGCAGCTACTGCACCAACCACACCGCAACACTTCTCATCATGTCCTGCAGGTGGGTCTAAATCAAAACTGTGAACAAACTACTCTTACTACTGTTGTGCTGTACATGAAAGTAGAACAAACTTCAGGCtcttatttgtgttttaatgttgatgttttgtttgactTAAATGTGGCACTGTAACAGCCTATTGTCAGCATTCCCAACACGATTCCTCCATAACTGATACTCAGTGTTACACAAGAATCAGAGAGCTGTCTTGTGCATGTTTCCATGTTGGCAGTAGACTCTTATACATTATGTTTTAAAAGGTTTATTCAGATAATAAACTGTGACAGTGAGCAgtacaaatgtgtttgtttgaacaTTTCAGCTCTCCGTCACTGTCACTTCTTCCCATTTGTGTGAGATGTGATCGTTCGTAGTCAGACTTAATGAATTCTCAAGTGTCACTTCCCAGCAGCCGATGATATCAGAGAGTTAAAGTCTTGACCTATGATTTTAGGATTTATCTTTTCCATGGTGATCTGGATGTGACAGAATTACAGACTAAAAAAATAGAATTGTCCGTCGACCAAATTCATGGATTTTCTCCTTTGATGAGGAGCTGTTGCCTCACATCTGAGGTGTTGCAACATGCAAAGAATACAGCATTTAAgaataataatttcagttttaaatcattttcaaacaaaGAAGAACctattgtatatttttttacacCTAATATTAAACTTTCTAAGGGTGGACATTTACCACCATGTTGTTTCACAGGACAGATTCACAGGAGACCACAATCTTTTTTCCTGACAaacagttgacatttgtggtcaACCACAAATTATTCCAGTGGCAAAATAACAACCACTATTTCAGCTACAGTTAATGCTCAAATGTCAAATATTGGTcatgaataaatatataaagtaaAGAATCAGTCTAACTGCATCTGATGGATTAAAATAACTTGTTTGTAAGgcttgagcaaaaaaaaaaaaaaaaaaaagaaaggagaaaacaaaagtcaACTTTTCAAGGACTGGACTCTACACATTTGCTAAAATGAGTCATGAATGGCCTTTGTTTTGAGGTGAGTATTTATTTGTGTACAGCACAGTTGCACTGACACAATGcatgtgtcagtgctgtttgttgtttttcatttttcatgtcagCAGCACCTATATGATTCTTCACTTTCCCTCAATAATTTGGTGTTTATTAGAAACCTCCCACAGTCATTTCCAAGGAAGAGAGACCATAAGAGAGGGCATCTCTTCTTCTAAATAAATGGCCTTTTAAGGGTTTTTCCAAGTAAGTGAGGCCTGAAGATGAAGCGTGACTGCTGgtaaaaatgaatttgaacTGCGCTTATCAACTGTCACCTCTGCTAAATTTTCCTCAGGATGGATT
This genomic stretch from Toxotes jaculatrix isolate fToxJac2 chromosome 19, fToxJac2.pri, whole genome shotgun sequence harbors:
- the LOC121199974 gene encoding ubiquitin carboxyl-terminal hydrolase 37-like gives rise to the protein MNSSLQGLLSLEDLVRNISCQEPIWSSVPQARLLRCFIAIRDAHSSPDSWTKSYLLHSFKKVVSVQAPEFGDHCQKDAHEFLISVLGQLRGLSPLLSAAASNKGLRYTCPVEDHLLFKMENTRTCKSCGAQSKHEEEFTNLSLDLVPRGSVEEMLQEYQRETELEYTCTCGGKTSSYKSAFATLPRMLVLHLKRFRFTHSYELEKVQDPVVLFRDLVVSSAQDGACYSLVGTINHFGTTEAGHYIYDGIHPDDCPDEPTDRWLTINDSVVSETTGASVCSQRQESAYILFYKRHIRRMLTTSCTTASINGRDPTTERHGGFDLLRFRPGPVHPSLDDLVDDLV